Within Pseudomonas cichorii, the genomic segment GGTTCGGCTCTTGTATTCCAGATTGCCTTCGGCCAGGCCGCGATCACTGACCACGATGCGATGCGGAATACCGATCAGCTCCATGTCGGCGAACTTGATGCCCGGGCTGGTTTTCTTGTCGCGGTCATCGAGCAGAACCTCAAAGCCTGCGGCCTTCAGCTCGGCATACAGCTTGTCGGTTGCTTCGCGAACAGCGTCCGTTTCATAGCGCAGTGGAACCAGGGCGATATGGAAAGGTGCCAGGGTATCGTTCCAGATGATCCCGTTTTCATCGCTGTTCTGCTCGATGGCAGCGGCCACGACGCGGGAGACGCCAATACCGTAGCAACCCATGGACAGGTTGACGGGTTTGCCGTTTTCGCCCAGTACCTGGCACTTCATTGCTTCGCTGTACTTGGTGCCCAGCTGGAAGATGTGGCCGACTTCGATGCCGCGCTTGATTTCAAGCGTGCCTTTGCCGTCCGGGCTCGGGTCGCCGGCGACGACGTTGCGCAGGTCGGCAACGGTCGGTACAGGCAGGTCGCGTTCCCAGTTGACGCCGAAGTAGTGCTTGTCGTCGATGTTGGCACCGACCGCGAAGTCGCTCATCAGCTCGACCGAACGGTCGATGATGCACGGCAGTGGCAGGTTCAGCGGGCCCAGGGAGCCTGCGCCTGCACCGATGGCGTCACGCAGTTCGGCTTCGGAAGCCATCACCAGCGGATTGGCGACCTGCTCCAGCTTGGTGGCCTTGATTTCGTTGAGTTCGTGGTCGCCACGAATGATCAGCGCGATCAGCTTGCCTTCTTCGGCAGCGTGGACAACCAGCGTCTTGACGGTCTTCTCGATAGGCAGGTTGAAGCCTTCGACCAGTTGCGCGATGGTCTTGGTGTCAGGTGTATCCACCAGACGCAGCTCTTCGGTTGCAGCGCCGCGAGCCTTCTCGCGAGGTACGGCTTCGGCCTTCTCGATGTTGGCGGCGTAGTCGGAACCATCGCTGAACACGATGTCGTCTTCACCGGAGTCTGCCAGCACGTGGAATTCATGGGAGCCAGCACCGCCGATGGAGCCGTTGTCGGCTTCTACAGGACGGAATTTCAGGCCCAGACGGGTGAACACGTTGCTGTAGGCCTGATGCATGCGGTCGTAGGTTTCCTGCAACGAAGCATGATCGGCGTGGAAGGAGTAGGCGTCCTTCATGACGAACTCGCGGCCGCGCATCAGGCCAAAGCGTGGGCGGATCTCGTCACGGAATTTGGTCTGGATCTGGTACATGTTGATCGGCAACTGCTTGTAGCTGTTGAGCTCGTTGCGGGCCAGATCGGTAATGACTTCCTCGTGGGTCGGACCCAGGCAGAAATCACGGTTGTGGCGATCTACCAGGCGCATCAGCTCGGGGCCGTATTGCTCCCAGCGACCGGATTCCTGCCACAGTTCTGCGGGCTGGATACCCGGCATCAGGATTTCGAGTGCGCCGGCAGCGTCCATTTCTTCACGAACGATGGCTTCTACCTTGCGCAATACGCGCAGGCCCATGGGCAGCCAGGTGTAAAGGCCGGAAGCCAGTTTGCGGATCATGCCAGCACGCAGCAGCAGCTGATGGCTGACCACGACTGCATCGGAAGGGGTTTCTTTCTGTGTGGCGAGCAAAAATTGACTGGTGCGCATGGTTGGCCGTTGTCTGTTGCTGGGACTGGAAATGACCCGGCATTGTACGGTGGTGTGCCGGTCGCGTACAGGGCGCGGCTGGCGCTGAGTCTCAGGGTAGTACTTTTGTGGCGATATGAAAAAACCCGGCAATCGAGCCGGGCTTTTTCAAGTAGCAGAGACCGGCCTGTGATTACAGGACCGAAATCGGGTAGTCGACGATCAGGCGGAACTCGTTGACGTCGCCGTCTGCCTGAGCATCGTTGCCACGGTGCCATGCTTGACGGATACGGAAGGACAAGTCCTTGGCCGGGCCGGCTTGTACGACGTATTTGGCTTCAAGGTTGGTTTCGTGGTGCTTGCCGTTGTCGCCATAAATCGGAGTGCCATCGTTGTTGCGATAGCGCGAGTTGGCTGCCAGGCCGGTTCCGTCAATGTTGTCACCATTGAGGTAGCGGGTCATGAAACTCAGGCCTGGAACACCATAAGGTGCCATGTTCAGGTCATAACGAACCTGCCAGGATCTTTCGCCCGGACCGTTGAAGTCGGAGTACTGAACGGAGTTGTTCAGGAAGATCGAGTCGCCCGGGCGGTTGTTGTCGCCAATACCGATGTAGTCGAACGGCGTGTCGCCGTTGACTTTCTGGAAGGCGATGGTAACGGTGTGTGCTGCCAGGAACGAGTAGGCTGCGGAAGCGGAATAAGTCGTGTTGCTGATCGAGCCTGCATTGGCGCTGCCTTCGTCGACAGTGCGGTAGATATTGGCGTCGAAAGCCAGGGACTGGTCACCGCTCAGAGGCAGTGCGTAGTTCACGTTACCGTAGTACTGGTTCCAGATGTCCTCGAGTTTCGCAGCATAGAACGCTACGCCCAGGCTATCGGTCAGTGCGTACTTGCCGCCTACATAGTCGGCAGATTTTGCTTCTACGCCTGAATACGCAGAGAAAATGCCGCCGCTGTGGCTTGTATCGTCCTGGCTGGTGCCGGAGTAGAAGTGACCCGCTTCGACATCAAGGCCTTTGAGCTCGCTGCTTTGCAGGCTGATACCGCTGGCGGTCTGAGGCAGGAGGCGGGAACCGCCGACGCCAAATACCGGGTTGGCAGGTTGCATGTCGCCGACTTTCAGTTCGGTTTTCGAGACGCGGAATTTGACTGCGCCGCCGCCTTTACCAAAACTGTCTTCGTTGGTGCCGTCGGAGCTGGTTACCAGGTTGCCGGAACCGGAGTATTTTCTCTGGCCGTCCAGTTTCAGGCCGAAGTAGCCGAATGCTTCTACGCCGACGCCAACGGTGCCTTGGGTGTAGCCGGAGCTATAGTTGACCCACAGACCTTGAGTCCAGTCTTTGTCGTCGCGACGGTTAGGGCCAGTGGTGTTTTTCTTGTCACGGTCGTAATAGTAGTTGCGCAACTTCAGGTCAAGAGTGCTGCCATCTACAAAGCCCTTGGCTTCAGACTGGTCACTGACGAACGGTGCTGCTGTTGCCATTTGGGCGCTGGCTGCAGTAATTGCCAGTGCGATTGCGCTCCACTTCATCACTCTCATCGTGATTGCTCCTTTGGTTTTAATAGGATTCAGGCCGTCCCACCTGTTTTTTTATCTGGGCGGCTCTTTCTTTTTTTGTCGGCGAAAATCTATATCACGCTGACCGTCGTTACGATAGTTGCAAACCTGTCTTTCCGAAATCTTTACGGCGATGTCGCTGAAAGTTTCGCGCAGGTCGTAAACGCATCACTTCCTTATCATGTATCCAGCTTTGCTAGCTTCGGGCTCTTGTATCCGGATCGACAGGATTCGGTTACAGATCGCCTTTCAGGGTAGGTGCTCAAAGCTGTGAACTGCCATTCCCTTGATCCTGATGTCCCCGTTTTCCGACAGGGTCATCGTGATCGTGTGAGTGTTAAAGCAACAAGCGTGCACAAAGTTCAAAAAAAGTTAAAAAAAATGTGAAATTTTAGGTTTTACGTGGCTTTAGTCCCGTAACTGAATGTTTTTAATCGTTTTATTTCTATGCCTGAAGGTGGGCTTTGCAGGCTTGCCGAGGGTGGATCGGCAGGGCAGGAAGCCGGAAAACGTTACTGGCGGCACCGCTATTTGGGTAAAACGCAGATCCGCGCTCTTTCTGGTATACCAAAGTGTTTCGTTTTGGTGCGTCGGGTTACACGGCTGCCATAACTTGGATCTCGGCTTTCATAGGCCCATAGGGTTGGCACGACGTTGTTTCATTTTTATGTCCATGTGCCGGTTTTGGCTGATTTTTCGTGCTTGAGGGCGCGGGTACAGTCTGGCCAATAAATGGCACCCTGGGATCAAATTGGTGCAATTGTCGTGTGCCGGCGCGCAGGTTGGTGCGCAGGCTTTTCGATGGGCGGTTCGCCGGCTTTTGATGAAATGCATTCTGCAGGGTGAAGCGCCGCCCGATCCTGCGTATCCTGCGGACCAGACATTCAACCTGGGAGTTTTATCGTGTTCGTTCTGGATTCACGTCTCAAGCAGGACACTTTGCCTGTCGGCGATTTCCCGTTGTGTCGGCTGCTGCTGTCCAATGATTCCCGTTACCCATGGTTCATCCTGGTGCCACGTCGCCCGGATATCAGTGAAGTCTTTGAGCTTGAGGCGCAGGATCAGTTACAGTTGTGGCAGGAAACCACCGTTCTGTCTCAAATCCTGAAGGATGCGTTCGACGCTGATAAACTCAATGTCGCGGCGCTGGGTAATGTTGTCAGTCAGCTTCACATGCACGTCATCGTTCGCAAGCGTGACGATGCTGCCTGGCCGGCGCCTGTATGGGGCAAACATCCGGCTCTTCCTTATACGGACGAGCAGTTCGCAGCGGTTCTCGAACGCTTGAGGCCGGTGTTGACGCAAGACTTTCGATTTGAGGGTGAATGACCATGAATCTTGAAGAGCGAGTCATGGAGCTGGAAAGCCGCCTGACCTTTCAGGAAGATACGCTTCAGGCGTTGAATGATGTGCTGGTGGTGCAGCGGCGTGAGCTGGATCGTCTGCAATTGCAAATGACTGCGATGCTCAAGCGTCAGGAAGAAATGGGCAGTCAGTTCGATACGTTCGTCGAGGACGCTCCGCCGCCTCACTACTGAAGGTTGCTGCATAAAAAAACCGCGCTTTCCCGGAGGAAAGCGCGGTTTTTTATTGGGCGGCAGAAATCAGCGGCGCGGTAATGCGGCGATGACGTCTTCGGCCTGCAGGCCTTTGTCGCGGTTCATTACGGAGAACTCGACACGCTGGCCTTCGACGAGTACGCGATGACCTTCGCCGCGAATGGCGCGAAAGTGTACGAAGATATCGTCGCCCGAGTCACGGGAGATGAAGCCGAAGCCCTTGGACGTGTTGAACCACTTCACGGTGCCAGTATCGCGATTGCCCAGATCCTGGCTTTGAGGTGCTGGAGAAGGAGAGGATCTGTAGAAACTCACTCCCAGGTGCAGGGCAACGGCAGCAACAGCGACAATCAGACTGATCATGACGGCTGGTAGACCGGCGATTCTATCGAGCGGAACGAGCAGGGTGAGTATTTGGATGATGACGGCAAGAACAAGCAGAGCACTGACCAGATTTTGCAGGTTGTGGCGTGGTCCCCGGTTCCAATAGGGGATCACAGGAGCGAGTACAAGATTGAGCAGCCCGAAGAAAGCGAGATAAAGCGCATCGGGTTGGAGCATTTCACTACGCAGGCTGGGTATGAGGGACAACAGCAGGGCTGCTGCTCCTGTTACCAGGTGGACGATTTTCAACATTTTTAAAAAGCTCACATTAAGAAGGATCACAAGGAAATAGCTGGTAGCGCCCGGTACGCTTCTGAAAAAGTGGAGGCGTGATGCACGAGCGATGGTCCAGCCTATGCGCTACAGCCGGATGGCAGGATCGGTAGCGACACGTCGTGTATTTAACAGCAAAGCCGAACTCTACTCAAATCAAGTACCTGTGAGGCCTCGCCGGTTTTGTTGACGCCAGTAAAGCGTCTGCTTCAATGGCCGCTGACGGCCTTGAGCCAGAGCCCCTGGCTGGCCTTTGACGAATTCATGGAACTCGTTTTGTCGGGGCGGGGTCAGACAGGCTTGACGATTCAGGCGCTACTTTCCTGTATGGATGTGCCTATTTGAGCGAGTGCACCAATAGAAGGCTGCGCCCGTTGGCGTCTCTTGATAAAGTAGCTCTGTTACTGCTTTCCAATCCTCATTAAAAGGGCATGAAACATGGCAATCGATATCGGTATCAGTGAAGAGGATCGCAAATCGATCGTAGACGGTCTTTCGCATCTGCTTGCGGATACTTATGTACTTTACCTCAAGACTCACAACTTTCACTGGAACGTCAGTGGGCCGATGTTTCGCACACTGCACCTGATGTTTGAAGAGCAATACAACGAACTGGCACTGGCTGTCGATTCCATTGCCGAGCGTATTCGTGCTCTTGGCTTCCCGGCGCCAGGTACATATTCGACTTATGCTCGTCTGTCTTCGATCAAGGAAGAAGAAGGCGTGCCGAGTGCTGAAGATATGATCAGAAGTCTGGTTCAGGGCCAAGAGGCTGTTGTCCGAACGGCTCGTAGTCTTTTTCCTCTGCTGGATAAAGCAAGTGATGAGCCGACTGCAGATCTGTTGACCCAGCGCATGCAGGTTCACGAGAAGACTGCATGGATGTTGCGCTCGATGCTCGAATCCCGCTGACAGCAGGGCTGTTGCCCTTCTGCCCGGAGTGCGTTGCCGTCACCCCTGGCAACGCGCTGCAGTCGAGCCTTCCTGCGCTCGACCTGATGCTGCACATGCAGCCTGTTTTAAAATGTAAAAGTATAAATATTAAACGCATTGGCGAACTTTTCTTAAGTTATAGCGTTTTTGGTGTTTCCTTATTCTGTATTCTTTTGTAGTCATCTCCTACAGAAACAAGGTAATGGTTCCGCTGGATATAAGATCTTTAATCGGGCCTTATAGGAGTCGCATTTATTTATTTTTAAATGTTTCTTATCGGGATTCGAATTGATTTTGTAGAGGTGGAATAGCCATGGTCAGAGGTGTTGAGCGTGAGGTCAAAGATTTAAGCAGGCATTCGTCCATACGCAATGATCCTTTTGTCGAGGATTTCAATATGAATCTGGCACAGCCGCACTCCAAGTCGGTGCGCCTTAATGGTCTGGCGACGTGTCTGCGTCTGGAGAAGGTCTACTGGAACATATTGTCGGCGATTGCCCGATCCAATAACTGCTCCGTGAATGCAGTGCT encodes:
- a CDS encoding proline--tRNA ligase, yielding MRTSQFLLATQKETPSDAVVVSHQLLLRAGMIRKLASGLYTWLPMGLRVLRKVEAIVREEMDAAGALEILMPGIQPAELWQESGRWEQYGPELMRLVDRHNRDFCLGPTHEEVITDLARNELNSYKQLPINMYQIQTKFRDEIRPRFGLMRGREFVMKDAYSFHADHASLQETYDRMHQAYSNVFTRLGLKFRPVEADNGSIGGAGSHEFHVLADSGEDDIVFSDGSDYAANIEKAEAVPREKARGAATEELRLVDTPDTKTIAQLVEGFNLPIEKTVKTLVVHAAEEGKLIALIIRGDHELNEIKATKLEQVANPLVMASEAELRDAIGAGAGSLGPLNLPLPCIIDRSVELMSDFAVGANIDDKHYFGVNWERDLPVPTVADLRNVVAGDPSPDGKGTLEIKRGIEVGHIFQLGTKYSEAMKCQVLGENGKPVNLSMGCYGIGVSRVVAAAIEQNSDENGIIWNDTLAPFHIALVPLRYETDAVREATDKLYAELKAAGFEVLLDDRDKKTSPGIKFADMELIGIPHRIVVSDRGLAEGNLEYKSRTESQPQAIAVADVLSFIQGRVKR
- a CDS encoding OprD family porin, translated to MRVMKWSAIALAITAASAQMATAAPFVSDQSEAKGFVDGSTLDLKLRNYYYDRDKKNTTGPNRRDDKDWTQGLWVNYSSGYTQGTVGVGVEAFGYFGLKLDGQRKYSGSGNLVTSSDGTNEDSFGKGGGAVKFRVSKTELKVGDMQPANPVFGVGGSRLLPQTASGISLQSSELKGLDVEAGHFYSGTSQDDTSHSGGIFSAYSGVEAKSADYVGGKYALTDSLGVAFYAAKLEDIWNQYYGNVNYALPLSGDQSLAFDANIYRTVDEGSANAGSISNTTYSASAAYSFLAAHTVTIAFQKVNGDTPFDYIGIGDNNRPGDSIFLNNSVQYSDFNGPGERSWQVRYDLNMAPYGVPGLSFMTRYLNGDNIDGTGLAANSRYRNNDGTPIYGDNGKHHETNLEAKYVVQAGPAKDLSFRIRQAWHRGNDAQADGDVNEFRLIVDYPISVL
- a CDS encoding HIT domain-containing protein, with protein sequence MFVLDSRLKQDTLPVGDFPLCRLLLSNDSRYPWFILVPRRPDISEVFELEAQDQLQLWQETTVLSQILKDAFDADKLNVAALGNVVSQLHMHVIVRKRDDAAWPAPVWGKHPALPYTDEQFAAVLERLRPVLTQDFRFEGE
- a CDS encoding SlyX family protein, giving the protein MNLEERVMELESRLTFQEDTLQALNDVLVVQRRELDRLQLQMTAMLKRQEEMGSQFDTFVEDAPPPHY
- a CDS encoding cold shock domain-containing protein produces the protein MGNRDTGTVKWFNTSKGFGFISRDSGDDIFVHFRAIRGEGHRVLVEGQRVEFSVMNRDKGLQAEDVIAALPRR
- a CDS encoding Dps family protein, which gives rise to MAIDIGISEEDRKSIVDGLSHLLADTYVLYLKTHNFHWNVSGPMFRTLHLMFEEQYNELALAVDSIAERIRALGFPAPGTYSTYARLSSIKEEEGVPSAEDMIRSLVQGQEAVVRTARSLFPLLDKASDEPTADLLTQRMQVHEKTAWMLRSMLESR
- a CDS encoding ribbon-helix-helix domain-containing protein — encoded protein: MVRGVEREVKDLSRHSSIRNDPFVEDFNMNLAQPHSKSVRLNGLATCLRLEKVYWNILSAIARSNNCSVNAVLSYIDREVHLRYGGVKNFSGLIRVVCVAHLLKADRLEQVQA